The proteins below come from a single Melospiza melodia melodia isolate bMelMel2 chromosome 25 unlocalized genomic scaffold, bMelMel2.pri SUPER_25_unloc_1, whole genome shotgun sequence genomic window:
- the LOC134433069 gene encoding LOW QUALITY PROTEIN: interferon-stimulated 20 kDa exonuclease-like 2 (The sequence of the model RefSeq protein was modified relative to this genomic sequence to represent the inferred CDS: inserted 4 bases in 4 codons; deleted 3 bases in 2 codons) has translation MDDLILNVDFSAPERRSKKEPGNRKHQSFVRRRRELERRGVLRQKQLPAAAPGAPRPGRARRGGAKRCPKENGAATTSRCPPVSQKRPKDKARGAALAAPPVSQNXPTGTGAPTQSKAKARGAAQKGPTGTGGSPPKLVALDCEMVGTGPGGRTSALARCSIVTYEGTWVYDRYVRPEAAIVDYRTRWSGIRPRHMAQAVPFRRAQQQVLQILAGKVVVGHAIHNDFKALHYCHPKALTRXTSQIPLLNRRAGFPENVNISLKRLTKALLNQDIQVGKSGHSSVEDARAXMELYKVXEQEWEQHLQQNPEQK, from the exons ATGGACGATCTGATCCTCAACGTTGATTTCTCTGCCCCGGAGCGCCGCTCCAAGAAAGAACCGGGGAACCGAAAGCACCAAAGCTTCGTGCGGCGGCGCCGGGAGCTGGAGCGCCGCGGGGTCCTGCGGCAG AAACAGCTCCCGGcagcggcaccgggagcgccccggccgggccgggcacgGCGTGGAGGGGCCAAACGCTGCCCCAAGGAGAACGGTGCTGCCACCACCTCCCGGTGCCCTCCGGTATCACAGAAACGGCCCAAGGACAAGGCTCGGGGAGCAGCTCTTGCAGCACCCCCGGTGTCCCAGA GGCCCACCGGTACCGGAGCCCCCACTCAGAGCAAGGCCAAGGCTCGGGGGGCGGCCCAGAAGGGCCCCACCGGTACCGGAGGCA GCCCTCCCAAGCTGGTGGCCCTGGACTGTGAGATGGTGGGCACGGGCCCCGGCGGGCGCACCAGCGCCCTGGCACGCTGCAGCATCGTCACCTACGAGGGGACGTGGGTGTACGACCGGTACGTGCGGCCCGAGGCCGCCATCGTGGATTACCGGACCCGCTGGAGCGGCATCCGCCCGCGGCACATGGCACAGGCCGTGCCCTTCCGCCGGGCACAGCAGCAG GTCCTGCAGATCCTCGCTGGCAAGGTGGTGGTGGGCCACGCCATCCACAACGACTTCAAGGCTCTGCATTACTGCCACCCCAAAGCCCTGACCA GAACGTCGCAGATCCCGCTGCTGAACCGCAGGGCCGGCTTCCCTGAGAACGTCAACATCTCCCTGAAACGCCTCACCAAGGCC CTGCTCAACCAGGACATCCAG GTGGGGAAAAGCGGCCACTCCTCGGTGGAAGATGCCCGAG ACATGGAGCTCTACAAGG GTGAGCAGGAGTgggagcagcacctgcagcagaaCCCCGAGCAGAAGTGA
- the LOC134433070 gene encoding LOW QUALITY PROTEIN: methyltransferase-like protein 25B (The sequence of the model RefSeq protein was modified relative to this genomic sequence to represent the inferred CDS: inserted 2 bases in 2 codons; deleted 1 base in 1 codon), with protein sequence MPGVAAGPVTPEQRRAADIIRLLSLYRPLLDAFVIDFFTEDLWSQLPPSWQPALAGATPEQLAXVPGGPGEPGAAWPLSLLHSGPLPCPGLPPGLPGTGPRPPCQSCRLPPLLRRHVKPKKQHEIQRLGKLLQRLSRATGCSTVVDVGAGQGHLSRFLSFALGLRVTAVESDARLSALAERFDQELLQELAKPRALAHRGVPPCPPRAPQHIPAXLDPTAPWGELLLPPDPPGAGPAARNPLGGPGGSEDGHRVLVTGLHACGDLGPALLCHFARSPAVAAVALVGCCYMKLSSAPEQQQQQQQHLGYPLSTSVAALPGHQLSYRAREAACHALEEYQARLREGSAHLRAHCYRAVLESLIRAAEPGKRHLGLQPGRRAHSLSFTQYAQLGLPLAGLDPEGVPLDSVAVGAMLEQQHKVVAFCTLGQLLAPLVETLILLDRLLYLREQGFHCALVPLFNPRFSPRNLVLVAARTPLATALAGLARATEDGHSSEDEDVEEAETPREGQNHQ encoded by the exons ATGCCCGGTGTGGCGGCCGGGCCGGTGAC CCCGGAGCAGCGCAGAGCCGCCGACATCATCCGCCTGCTGAGCCTCTACCGGCCCCTGCTCGACGCCTTCGTCATT gattTCTTCACGGAGGACCTGTGGTCCCAGCTGCCCCCGTCCTGGCAGCCTGCCCTGGCCGGTGCCACCCCAGAGCAGCTGG GGGTTCCTGGGGGGCCGGGGGAGCCCGGGGCGGCCTGGCCGCTGTCCCTGCTGCATTCGGGGCCGCTGCCGTGCCCTGGCCTTCCCCCGGGGCTGCCCGGGACCGGCCCGCGCCCGCCGTGCCAGAGCTGCCGCCTGCCCCCGCTGCTGCGCCGCCACGTCAAACCCAAAAAGCAGCACGAGATCCAGCGCCTGGGCAAG ctgctgcagaggctgagccGCGCCACCGGCTGC AGCACCGTGGTGGATGtcggagcggggcag GGCCACCTGTCCCGGTTCCTGTCCTTCGCCCTGGGGCTCAGGGTCACCGCCGTGGAGAGCGATGCCCGCCTGTCGGCCCTGGCCGAGCGCTTtgaccaggagctgctgcaggagctggccaaacccagagccctggcacacaggggagtCCCCCCGTGCCCGCCCCGTGCCCCCCAGCACATCCCGG GCctggaccccacagccccctggggggagctcctgctgccccccgaCCCGCCGGGAGCCGGCCCTGCTGCCCGCAACCCTTTGGGGGGCCCGGGGGGCTCCGAGGACGGGCACAGGGTGCTGGTGACAGGGCTGCACGCCTGCGGGGACCTCgggcctgccctgctgtgccacttTGCCCGCAGCCCCGCCGTGGCTGCCGTGGCATTGGTGGGCTGCTGCTACATGAAGCTGTCGAgcgccccagagcagcagcagcagcagcagcagcaccttgggtaCCCGCTGAGCACCTCGGTGGCGGCGCTGCCAGGCCACCAGCTGTCCTACCGGGCACGGGAGGCGGCGTGCCACGCTCTGGAGGAGTACCAGGCACGGCTGAGAGAGGGCAGTGCCCACCTGCGTGCCCACTGCTACCGCGCCGTGCTGGAGAGCCTGATCCGCGCCGCTGAGCCCGGCAAGAGGcacctggggctgcagcctggcaggagGGCACACAGCCTGAGCTTCACACA GTatgcccagctggggctgcccctggcaggaCTGGACCCAGAGGGGGTCCCACTGGACTCGGTGGCTGTGGGGgccatgctggagcagcagcacaaggtgGTGGCATTCTGCaccctggggcagctcctggcaccccTTGTGGAGACCCTGATCCTGCTGGACCGGCTGCTCTACCTGCGGGAGCAag GTTTCCACTGTGCCCTCGTGCCCCTGTTCAACCCCAGGTTCTCCCCACGGAACCTGGTGCTGGTGGCTGCACGGACCCCGCTGGCCACAGCGCTGGCTGGGCTGGCCAGGGCCACTGAGGATGGGCACAGCAGCGAGGATGAGGATGTGGAGGAAGCAGAGACCCCCAGGGAGGGGCAGAACCACCAATAA
- the LOC134433071 gene encoding large ribosomal subunit protein uL24m-like produces the protein MRLSVLLSAARPRLPPGYRHGTWPPESTTARLRNPPGQRRRKVFVEPIAKDDWKVFKGDTVQVLAGKDAGKQGLVSQVVQARNWVVVEGLNTHYRYVNRTAKYSSTYIASEAPLLLSQISLVDPEDRKPTEVEWRFTEEGERVRVSLRSGRILPVPPQPRKDGVVPEQWIDGPKDTSKEDALAKTYRPSLKTFEEEIMDAMGIVETRRAKKSYWY, from the exons ATGCGTCTGTCGGTCCTGCTGAGCGCGGCACGGCCGCGGCTGCCCCCGGGCTACCGGCACGGCACATGGCCCCCGGAGTCCACCACCGCCCGGCTCCGCAACCCcccggggcagcgccgccgcAAGGTCTTCGTGGAACCCATCGCCAAGGACGACTGGAAGGTGTTCAAGGGTGACACG GTGCAGGTGCTGGCCGGGAAGGACGCGGGCAAGCAGGGCTTGGTCAGCCAGGTGGTGCAAGCCCGCAACTGGGTGGTGGTGGAAGGACTGAACACG CACTATCGCTACGTCAACCGCACCGCCAAGTACTCGAGCACCTACATCGCCAGCGAGGCACCTCTGCTGCTCAGCCAGATCAGCCTGGTGGACCCTGAGGACCG GAAACCCACGGAGGTGGAGTGGAGGTTCACGGAGGAGGGCGAGCGCGTCCGCGTGTCGCTGCGCAGCGGCCGCATCCTGCCCGTGCCCCCGCAGCCACGCAAGGATGGCGTCGTGCCCGAGCAGTGGATCG ATGGCCCCAAGGACACGTCGAAGGAAGACGCGCTGGCCAAGACGTACCGGCCGTCGCTGAAGACCTTTGAGGAGGAGATCATGGATGCCATGGGCATTGTGGAGACACGAAGGGCCAAGAAATCCTACTGGTATTAA